One genomic window of Ornithorhynchus anatinus isolate Pmale09 chromosome 12, mOrnAna1.pri.v4, whole genome shotgun sequence includes the following:
- the C12H4orf54 gene encoding uncharacterized protein C4orf54 homolog, whose product MSRAGASVPPPRARPGPGGGPPRAKEPADRSSGASSAVSELDEADKEVRSLTSRAFRSLAYPSFEAPAVASREPSAAPPEGGPGRRSALLDLKGGTLDPREDPPRGPGGGRGRGAPAAPDRLPARAAKTQAKALDFVVSRVDGEIAHVEGGRPGPRGSDSASSLLKTVISKKMRREREFRLERGRGAQGDPDGTARERGPRPRAPARSEEGPGQTGAGGPEADGERAGPGSPTFRAGAPRETAGSPGPLRPGASEPVKGVFLRSRNSAFRSWKAREAEGREDGAPGGRTGLRPAGATVMSSLFVPALRPGGRAGPPAERASEPPAPAAAPEIEIRLGSVRPPGSDWDVAGPLGPPAERASKPPAPAAAPEIKIRLGSVRPPGSDCDVARLLGPPEAAAARPSGRPADRPAKLLRGDGLDRVLPQFLVRNVRDQARAPGPLHQVRDVRKLIKGAGEGGERGSVTPEGGLPGPGPRPAAAGPPGSSSPLVVTCQAVLRGKEAGGKAPRPRPASPEGTVLVHRASGRLPVATIAPNKTEGTHLPVLKIVAKAAALKSPERPRAVGREAPEEGDPREAAKGPPRNALEKLTAAVRTMEELYSFDRQEWRRRSQPPSSLADSHVLSLIASEERLKVAAEERPRGRPEPGPAAPQEEAPGAGGGPGRGPPRGPGGGPGGERLQRRNSNPGAESVSSRAAAFESLARQRPRSLYIPPAPGGPETPPRPPLRSPARPPQGPGAPGPAGQVGGPKGVPAAEGGPAGRFPRGPGLCSLKISSGPAPRKGDGEAKTPDRAGGDWGGYPALARKGGAAAGPRAAPGGAGWRGRAEPPGDPDARPPPAPNAPQPLPFGLPGVQPQLLCFTPPTLSPAPPAPATQRKVLLDLATGQCYLVDAPAPRPLTRRLFDPETGQYVDVPLAPPSRTPAPSPTAPVTPLSPVTPVPLLSPGAYGPAYVIYPGFLPAVLSSGALPLAPPGEPAPGTPGSKDPAEGSFAADPPYFITTGRSPPASSSSSSACPSSATAAAAGPSQLVGAKGYAQVHGKPVISVTSQPLGPRLVAPPSFDGTTMSFVVEHR is encoded by the exons ATGAGCCGGGCCGGGGCCTCggtgccccctccccgggcccggccgggccccggcggaGGACCCCCGAGGGCCAAGGAGCCGGCCGACCGGTCCAGCGGGGCTTCCAGCGCCGTCAGCGAGCTGGACGAGGCGGACAAGGAGGTGCGAAGCCTGACGTCCCGCGCTTTCCGCAGCCTGGCCTACCCCAGCTTCGAGGCGCCGGCCGTCGCCTCCCGGGAGCCCTCGGCCGCCCCGCCGGAAGGAGGCCCGGGCCGCCGCTCCGCCCTGCTGGACCTCAAGGGCGGGACGCTGGACCCCCGGGAGGACCCCCCGCGCGGGCCCGGCGGAGGAcggggccgcggggccccggcggcccccgaCCGGCTCCCGGCCCGCGCCGCCAAGACCCAGGCCAAGGCGCTGGACTTCGTGGTCAGCCGGGTGGACGGCGAGATCGCCCACGTGGAg ggcggccggcccggcccccgcgggtCTGACTCGGCGTCCAGCCTCCTGAAGACCGTCATCTCCAAGAAGATGCGGCGCGAGCGGGAATTCCGgctggagcggggccggggggcccaggGCGACCCCGACGGGACGGCCCGGGAGCGGGGCCCGcggccgcgggccccggcccgctccgAGGAGGGCCCCGGGCAGACGGGGGCCGGCGGGCCCGAGGCGGacggggagcgggccgggcccggctcgCCCACTTTCCGGGCCGGCGCGCCCCGGGAGACGGCGGGGtcgcccggccccctccggcccgggGCCTCGGAGCCGGTCAAGGGCGTCTTCCTGCGCAGCCGGAACAGCGCCTTCCGCTCCTGGAAGGCCCGGGAGGCCGAGGGGCGCGAAGAcggggcccccggggggcggACGGGGCTCCGCCCGGCCGGCGCCACGGTCATGTCCAGCCTGTTCGtgcccgccctccggcccggcggccgggccggcccgCCGGCCGAGCGGGCGTCCGAgcccccggctccggccgcgGCCCCCGAGATCGAGATCCGCCTGGGCAGCGTGCGGCCGCCCGGCTCGGACTGGGACGTCGCCGGGCCGCTCGGCCCGCCGGCCGAGCGGGCGTCCAAgcccccggctccggccgcgGCCCCCGAGATCAAGATCCGCCTGGGGAGCGTGCGGCCGCCCGGCTCGGACTGCGACGTCGCCAGGCTGCTCGGGCCCCCGGAggcggccgccgcccggccctccggccggccggccgaccgGCCGGCCAAGCTCCTCCGGGGCGACGGGCTGGACCGGGTCCTGCCCCAGTTCCTGGTCCGCAACGTCAGGGACCAGGCCAGggccccgggccctctccaccaGGTGAGGGACGTCCGCAAGCTCATCAAgggcgcgggggagggcggggagcggggcagcGTCACCCCCGAgggcggcctccccggccccgggccccggcccgcggccgccggcccgcccgggtCCTCGTCGCCCCTGGTCGTCACCTGCCAGGCGGTGCTCCGGGGCAAGGAGGCCGGCGGcaaggccccccggccccggcccgcctcccccgaGGGGACCGTCCTGGTGCACCGGGCTTCGGGCCGCTTGCCCGTGGCCACCATCGCCCCCAACAAAACGGAGGGCACCCACCTGCCCGTGCTGAAGATCGTCGCCAAGGCCGCGGCGCTCAAGTCGCCCGAGAGGCCCAGGGCCGTGGGCCGGGAGGCGCCGGAGGAGGGGGACCCCCGGGAGGCGGCCAAGGGACCCCCGCGCAACGCGCTGGAGAAGCTCACGGCCGCCGTGAGGACCATGGAGGAGCTCTACAGCTTCGACCGGCAGGAGTGGAGGCGCCGGAGCCAGCCTCCGTCCTCCCTGGCCGACAGCCACGTGCTCTCCCTCATCGCCAGCGAGGAGCGCCTGAAGGTGGCCGCCGAAGAGCGCCCGCGGGGCCGGCccgagcccggcccggccgcgccgcaggaggaggccccgggggccggaggggggcccggccgggggccgccgagggggccgggagggggcccgggcggcGAGCGCTTGCAGAGGCGCAATTCCAACCCGGGCGCGGAGAGCGTGTCCTCCCGGGCGGCCGCCTTCGAGAGCCTGGCCCGGCAGAGGCCGCGCTCCCTCTACattcctccggcccccgggggcccggagACGCCGCCGCGGCCCCCCCTGCggtcccccgcccggcccccgcaggGCCCcggcgccccgggcccggccggccaggTCGGCGGCCCCAAGGGCGTCCCCGCGGCCGAAGGGGGGCCGGCCGGCAGgttcccccggggccccggcctctGCTCCCTGAAGATCTCCTCCGGACCCGCGCCCAGAAAGGGCGACGGGGAGGCCAAGACCCCCGACCGGGCCGGGGGCGACTGGGGCGGCTACCCGGCCCTGGCCCGCAaggggggc gcggccgccggcccccgggccgccccgggcGGGGCCGGCTGGCGGGGTCGGGCCGAGCCCCCCGGGGATCCCGacgcccggcctccccccgcccccaacgccCCGCAACCGCTGCCCTTCGGCCTGCCCGGCGTCCAGCCGCAGCTGCTCTGCTTCACCCCGCCCACGctgtcccccgccccgccggccccggccaccCAGCGCAAGGTCCTGCTGGACCTGGCCACCGGCCAGTGCTACCTGGTGgacgccccggccccgcggcccctgaCCCGCAGGCTCTTCGACCCGGAGACCGGCCAGTACGTGGACGTGCCCCTGGCCCCGCCGTCGCGGACCCCGGCCCCGTCGCCCACTGCCCCGGTCACCCCGCTGTCCCCGGTGACCCCCGTGCCGCTGTTGAGCCCGGGCGCCTACGGCCCCGCCTACGTCATCTACCCCGGCTTCCTGCCCGCCGTCCTCTCCTCCGGCGCCCTGCCCCTCGCCCCGCCCGGCGAgccggccccggggacccccggctcCAAGGACCCCGCGGAGGGGTCCTTCGCCGCCGACCCCCCCTATTTCATCACCACCGGCCGATCCccacccgcctcctcctcctcctcctccgcctgcccGTCCTCGgccacggccgccgccgccgggccctcGCAGCTGGTGGGAGCCAAGGGCTACGCGCAGGTCCACGGCAAGCCGGTCATCAGCGTCACCTCCCAGCCCCTGGGCCCCCGGCTCGTGGCTCCCCCGTCCTTCGACGGCACCACCATGAGCTTCGTGGTCGAGCACAGATGA